Genomic DNA from Phyllostomus discolor isolate MPI-MPIP mPhyDis1 chromosome 12, mPhyDis1.pri.v3, whole genome shotgun sequence:
TGCTGTGATTCCTGCTGAATGCTTGGGTGccagggggtggggttgggggatgggggggtggggagagcagtgtgaaggcagaggaagagaggcTCCATCCTCCTGGGCCCCACTGGGTGGGGCCAGAGCTGCCTGCATCCTGGATCTCAGGAAGTTTGGGAGAAGGTGTAGCCCTGGAGGAGGGTTCTGCCGGTGGAAGCCCCAGGGAGAGAAATGTTGGGAGGGCGTGGGGAGACCTTCATTGGGGCCAAGGCAGGTGCTGGGGCCAGTCCAGACACCAGGCTCAGCCTTTGGACCTCTGCAGGCCCAGGCCAAGATCCGGCACGCCATGCAGTTCCCGAAGGAGCTGACCCAGCGGACCTGCAGGCTTCGCAGCCCCAGTCAGCTTCGTCTCATCTGCATCTACTTCTCCACCGACCTCTTCTTCCAGGTCGGTGCCGTGGTGGGCCCCGGGGGAATGCGCCCTGGCCCCTTCCTGGGGGCACTGCAGGCATCTAGGCCACCTCTAGGGGTCTGGGTGGGGACCAGCATCAGTGGGACCAGCCCACTGTCGCAACCCGAGCCACtgctgcccctctctgggcctcagctttaGCAGAATGGTGGGAGGCGCAATTCTAATGTGCAAATGAGACCTAAGAAACACCTCCTTATGTCTGTGCCTGTCCCCAGGCAGGAGACAGACAAGAAGGTCACAAGGGCTCTGTCCTCAGAGAACTCTCTATCTTGACAGTTAGACTAGGGCCTTAGAGACTTAATTTTAGTTCAAGGTTGGTTATAACCCTAGAGATACAAAGCGATGGGTGAGTCAGGGTGGAGCGGCAGTTGTTCCCAGCATGCAGTCCAGGAGGGCATCTGGAGGAGGTGCCTTTTAGCCTTGGCTTTGGAAGTGATTTGCGTAGTGGTGGAGTGGAAGGTGCATTacacagaggggaggtggagcaggaggGTGGTGAGAGGACAGCTTGCAGGTGGAGGGGACTGCGTGTGCCAAGGCCGGGAGGGTAGCCCTTGTTGCACACGGGAAAGGCATGGCGCTCTTCTCAGCTGGGAAGGAGGGCCTGGAGAAGCGGGGGCGCTGGGACCCCGTCCAGGTCTCCTCACGTCCCCACCAGTCAGCCCTTTTTCTCTCGCCTGTCCAGAGTGACAACAAATCACTTCTGCTCCATAACTATGTCCTGGGGGCCCAGCTGGACAATGAATCGGTGAAGGACCTCAGGGAGCCAATCAACATCAGCTTCTGGCACAACGAAAGCCTGGTACTGCGGGGCGCCCCCGagtccaccccaccccatccctgccccctggCGTCTGTCCTGTTGAACATTGGATTGGCCAAACGCAAATCTGTGGAACCATCTCATAAATGAACCATTTTAAATCTGTCACACTTTAAACATTTATGCcaaagaaataagagagagaagTTTTTTCTCGTGGTATTAGTCAGGATTCTTTGACATGCACATGATAGAAAAccaattccagccctggctggtgtggctcagtggactgagcgcgggctacaaaccaaggtgtcacaggttcgattcccagtcggggcagatgcctgggttgcaggccatgacccccagcaaccacacattgatgtttctctctctttctccctcccttcccctctctaaaaataaataaataaaatcttaaaaaaaaaaaaagaaagaaagaaaaccaattcCAGCCAACGTATGCACAAAAGAGAATTTATTGGCTCATGTAAATGAAATGTCCAGGGCCGACTAGCTTCAGGTACAGCTGAATCCAGGCACTGATAGGCTGCCATGATAgctcagtctctctccctctctcagcaaTGGTTTCCTGCCTTGACTCTCCACTCTGTGGCAAGATGGCAGCTGAAGTGTTggcctttctttccctcttctcagcAGGCCCTTTCTTGTGAGCAAACCAGGGTCCCAGAACGGAGTCCTAAATGGTCCACCTATGATGGATAGGTCACCTGAACCATCACTGCCCAGGAGGATGGGGTGTGTGCAGgattggccaggcctggggcacacGGCCCAGGGACCAAGCTGGATTTATCTGACCTGCCCTTGTGGGAGGGCTGGGTCCCCAAGAGAAATGCAGAGGCTGCTATGAGAAGCAGGCAGTCGGGCTGTGGGTGGGCAAGCCCCGATGCCTCCCTTCTTCCGTCTCTGGCGTTCCCCACAAGCCCAGGGCCTCCACACTCCGCCCTGGCTTCCCATCAGCCTCTTCTCTGCATTCTCAATGTCACCTCCACCCTTTCCTTTCACTGCTCTGGGCTGTGGCCTCCACAGTTCCCTTCATCTGGAATGTCCTTACCCCTCTTCCACCACAATCCATTGTGTCCCCCAAGGCCTCAGTGCCCCAGTTGTCCCTTCCCTCCTCCGCACTCTGCTGCCGCTCCTTCTGCGGGTTCCCGTGGcactgccccacccctcctcccacacgCCTGGGCGTCAGGGTCGTCTGTGGTTTTCCCACTATCCTTACGACTTGGCATACATGATTCCATTTTGCAGATCAataaaccgaggcccagagaatCTGTGCGACTTGCCCGTGTCACTCTCAGAGTCCATGGTGGCACTGGGGCTGGAATCTGAATCTGCTTGAGGGCAAAGCCCAGCCACTGCCTAGGGAAATGTCCACAAGGGTGCAGTTGGGTCACCCTTGGCCCCCCGCAGTTTCTAGTCCCTGATCACTACCCTGACCCCCTCAGATGAACTCAACTCCAACATCCCCCCTTAGGAAGGCTACGTGACGACCTGTGTCTTCTGGAAGGAGGGAGCCAGCAAACGCTACTGGGGTGCCTGGAGCCCTGAGGGCTGTCGCACGGAGCACCCCTCACACTCTCAGGTGCTCTGCCGCTGCAACCACCTCAGCTACTTCGCTGTCCTCATGGTATGTGTGCGCACAGCCCGGGGGAGGGCGGTCCGAGCTGCAGAGGGCCCCACACTCAGGACAGAGGCTGTTGGAGGGAACAGAAAACCCAACTGAAATTGGCTCACGGGGATCAAAAAGAAGCTTAGGAGTTTATGTTCCTGACAAGGCTGGGTTGGGCTTCAGGCATGGCTTGATCCAGGGGCTTCATGTCACCAAGATAGGCCTCATGTCCTACTAGCTTTTAGGCCAGTACAATGAGAGCATCTCTGACCTGGTTCTGTCAGCCAGAATCTTGCAGTTGAGTCCCACCAGCCTAGAGTATATCACACACCTATTCCTCAACCAATCActgtgggcaggaggagggagggctctGGCAGGCCGGGAGTGGTACACCTGTGCTCACACAGTGGGAGATGTGGTGGTGGGTCCAGACAGTGAGGGAAGGGCAGCTCTCgcagaggaagaggagatgggagctggaggagggaaAAACCACTGTGTCTCCCATGGCTGTATTTGAGCCAGGATCACAGTGAGGATTGTGGGCCAGGGGGGCTTGGAGCAGGGGTCTTGGAAGGTCTGTCTAATTgagctcgggggcgggggggtgcatTTCCATGTGTGTGGCCTCcagtcccccttccctcccacagcAACTGTCCCAGGACCCGCTCCCTGCAGAGTTGCTGGCGCCGCTCACGTACATCTCCCTCGTGGGCTGCAGCATCTCCATCGTGGCTTCCCTGCTCACCGTCCTGCTGTACTTCCTCACCAGGTACCCGCCGCCCCAGTGCCAGGCCCTCCCGCCCGCGGCTGCTCGGCActcctccttctttcccactCGGTCCCCCAGAGCGGGATGGGCTTCTCCAGAGGGCAGAGGCCGCAAGGCAGGAGACCCGTGTCCTTGTCCTTGTGTGTCTGTGAGCCCAGGGGGCGATGCTGCCCGGGTGATGTCCGCAGGCTGCTGAGGGCCACGCTTCCCCCCACAGGAAGAAGGGTGACTCCCTGACAAGCATCCACATGAACCTGCACGCCTCCGTGCTGCTCCTGAATGTCACCTTCCTGCTGAGCCCCATCCTGGCCGTGCCCTCCGCGCCCGGGTCAGCGTGCGTAGCCGTGGCCGCCACCCTGCACTACGCGCTGCTCAGCTGCCTCACCTGGATGGCCATCGAAGGCTTCAACCTCTACCTCCTCCTGGTGCGCGTCTACAACATCTACATCCGGAGATACCTGCTCAAGCTCTGCGTGGTGGGCTGGGGTGAGccccgcctccctctcctcccgCTTCCCGAGACCTCCAGCTGGAcagggcccctgcccctgcctgtccttctccttcccttcctcctcatcACCCTGACCACCGCCATGGCCACCGGTCACCATCTCCACCAacacccaccacctccaccacttcCTGCATTATTATCATCACCACAGCCACCTCAACACCACCTCTGCCTCTACCACCTTCACCTTtacctccatcaccaccacctccatcaccaccacttTACACccccaccatcatcaccaccatcctcCTCCTCGTCTTCACCACCTCCTCTGGCACCACTGTCATTGTCATCTCTAGCACCATCCTAGCCCCTCTCTACCTGTCTCTCATCTGCTTCCCAGCCCTCTCTCCCGTTAGCTCCCAGCCACCACCTCCCCGGTGTGACCACTCCTGCTGCCACTGTGGCCCCCTCCTGGAGACCTCACTCACTCACGCCACGCTAGAGACCCCAGCCTTCTCTGAGGCCAATTGCTCTGGAGTTGGGCGGCCAacagggcctgggggctcagAACAGTCTCTGTTCCCTCACTGCCCGCCTTGCCCAGTGGAATTCTGTGTCAGCAGCTCTAGGGACCCACAGCCGGCCTGTCCCTGGGGTCTCCTGACAGATGCTGAGCCTCTGTCCCCGTCCTCAGGGGTCCCAGCCTTCCTGGTGCTGCTCCTCCTGGCCATCAAGAGCTCAGTTTACGGGCGCCACACAATCCTACTCTCCGGCAGCCAGGGAGACAGCAGAAACGTCACGGGCTCCCAGAACACGTCCATGTGAGTGCACGCCGGGCTGCGGCgggctccctggcaggggcagtTTCCGGGGGGCTTTGCCACACCCCGTTCTGCTGGATCTCATGGTCTCCTGAGGAGGGGCAGGCTCGAGTTCTATGCCAGCTAATTCTAGAGAGCCGTGGCCCAGACCCCAGGGCCCGTTCACGGGCCTCCAGGGCCTCTGCCTCCTGGCAACACACGCTCCTGTCCCGCCTTCGCGCTTCAGGCTCCGGCTCCTCCGGACCTGTGCCTGCTGTGGCAAGGCCAGGGCGCAAACCCTCCCCAGGGAGAGGGGCTAGGACACCCCAAGCCCTGGGAGGGGGCTTCAGCACGTGCAGGGGTAGAGGCAAGGGGCGGCAGTGGACTCTGAGGGTCGGGGGGACAGACGCTGCTGCCCCTTTCTGTGACCTGGGACGCCAGCCTTCTCCTTGTTATGGGAAGTCTCTAACAGCCAACGCAGGGGGGATGGCTCCCCAAAGCCCTGCAGACCCCTTTTCCTCACCCGGCCAACACAAGGCCGCGGAGGGCTGACTCTGGTGGACCTTGTGGGTTAGTCTGTTTAATCCTCAGGACGAAAAATAGGGTTCTGCCGGCCCTTGTTTACggtgggggaaactgaggcacagaccaCTTAAGAACCTTGCCCAAGGAGGCCCAGCTGGTCAATGGCAGAGCTGGCCTCCAACTACGGTCCCCTGTTGGCCTCCTGAAGCGAGGGCCCTGGGCGGAGTGGGGCTGATTCCCTTCCCTCGTGGGGGTCGGGCTGGTTGCTCAGGGGACGTGTGACTCAGGGCTCTTTAAACCTGTGTTTTATGATATGACGTGTGATGGGGACGCAAGGACTCAGGCGACACTTCTACGGGACAGGGAGCACGTTAACGCTGGGCTGGTAGGGAGCTCTCACCCTTGGAACTGGCTTCTCTGGACTCTtcctcgcccctccccccacctcttaCCCTGGGCTTGTGTCGGCCACTCTCCCACGTTTGAAGGCTCTTCCCATGTACCTGTGTgttctttcagttattttttacaatttaaggCCATTTTTTCCCATCAAGATACAACTGACATATCGCAACAGATGAGTTTCAGCTACACAGTGTAACGATTCCGTGTTTGTGTGTATTGCAAAACGATCCCCACAGTAAGTCTGGTTCATACCCGTCACCACACATAGGCAcagaattttctctctctctctcttttttaaaagatttatttatttatttttagagagggaagggagggagaaagagagagagagagaaacatcaatgtgcggttgctgggggccgtggcctgcaacccaggcatgtaccctgactgggaatcgaacctgcgatactttggttcgcagcccgcgctcaatccactgagctacgccagccagggatagaaTTTTTTCTCTTGAGATGATAACTTTTAAGATCCCTTCTCCCGGCAACTTTGAAACACGCAGGCAGTGTCAGTCACGCGGGTGCCGTGCTGTGCGTTAGCCCCCACGACTTACTCACCTGGTGACTCTAAGGTGGTACCTTCTGAGCTTCCATTTCTTTCACCCATCAGCgcccccctgcctctggcaaccccCCATCTGCCCCTGCATTTAAGAGcctatttatatgtttattttcacttttatttctggAGATCCCACATGTAAGTacgatcacacagtatttgtcttcatCTGCTTTGACTCACTGGGCCTAGTGCTCCATGAGGCCCCCCCAGGCCCATCCACAGTGTCACGAAGGGCAGGGTTTCATTCCTTTGTGTGGCGGAGTCGTATTCTGTTGTATACGCGCACACCTGGCCCTTGAACATGGGTTTGGGTTGCACTTAGAGGcggattttttcaataaatatggtAAGTACATTTTGTCTTTCGTAGACTTACTTATTGTGAGAATACAGTACAGAATACACAGAACGTACAAAATCTGCATTAATCCACTGTTATCGGTAAGGCTTTTGGTGAAGGGTAGGCTGtgagtagttaagttttgggggacaCTCAAAAGTTACACGTGGATTTTCGACTGTGTGCGGGGTCACGCCCCAACCCCCACGGCGGTCAGGGGTCAAGTGTAGACCATGCAACCTTTATCCATTCGTCCACCGATGGACACCCCAGCTGTCTTCCTACCACGGCTGTTTCAAGCAATGCTGCGGCGGACATGGAGGTGCGTGGGTCTTTTCCAGGCAgcgttttcattttttctttctggataaaCGCCCCGAAGTGGAACGGCTGGACCAAACGGCAGTTCTAGTTGTGATTTCTTGAGGAAGCTCCGTGCTGCCTCCCACGGTGGCCGCACCAGGTTACAGgcagtgtggggggcgggggcgggggcggggggggggggattccttttctccgcatcctggCTAACGCTGGCTATTTCCTGTCTTTGGGATAGTAGCCATCCTAACGGGTGGGAGGTGACATATCCAGGTGTCCCTAAACCCAAACAGCAATTTCAAAAAGTCCTGAAAATAACTTCCGTGTCCACCAACCAGACCCTGGGTGGATAAATGTGGTGTTATCTGGCGGTAAAAAGGGACGATCCACGGCCACACTCATGAATGTGGGTGAAGCCCCCGAAATAATGTTCAAGGACCCTTGTGGCTGCAGTGGCAGCAGCCCGAGCAGGTGACTGTGACAGTGAGGGGCACAGGCTCTGGACTCAGACCACGGGGCTTCCAGTCCCACCGTGGCCCCTTACTAGTGTGTGTTCCCAAGCCAGAGCCTCGGTTTCCGCACCTGTAGGATGGGAAGGGTCATGTACCAGCCTCAGGGGGCCATCGTGGGGACTCAATGGACTAATCTGCAGAAAGTATGTGACACAGTGTTTGCCGGGGTCAAAGGCAGCCCCCGTCACAAAGGTGTCTTGGGGAGGCaaaggggtgggaaggagactTGTGGGGGCTGCAGATGGGGGGCCGAGATGGCAACTGGGTCTTATCGTGGTGACCTGGCTGGGAAGCTAGGCCTAGGACTTCACCCCACTGTACAGTCAGGCACGAAACAAGAGGTCTGAGCCAGGAAACAAAACCAGGTTCAAGAGGCAGTCCCCTGGCCCAGCAGCCCACGGCTTCGCCCAGCCCGAGAGCTGCACCGACCCTGACACTGCGCCCCTCCCCTGCAGATGCTGGGTGCAGAGCCCCGGGGTGCACGGGGCCCTGGTCATAGGCTACGGCGGCCTCACGTGCCTTTTCAACCTGGTGGTGCTGGTCTGGGCGCTGCGGGTCCTACGCAGAATGAAGGCTCAAGAGAAGGCGCCGGGCTCCCGGGCCTGCAAGGACACGGTCACCGTGCTGGGCCTCACCATGCTGCTGGGCACCACCTGGACCTTGGCCTTCTTCTCCTTTGGGGtcttcctgctgccccagctcTTCCTCTTCACCATCTTCAACTCGTTCTACGGTGGGTCCTGTGGGGGGCTTGGAGGAAACCCTGGGGGGTCGTGCACACCTGGCAGGTGTTGACTGCTGAAAGGCTCAGGTCGAAGGGTGGGGTCAGGAGCTGGCATCTAGCcccctgggcagctgggaggggcctACCTCCTCCAGGAGGAAGGGCTGTGACTCGTAATCTGCACAAGAGGAAGGGGTGTTGCCTTGTTATCTGCACCCTCTGGGTTTGCGGTGGCTGGGCCCTCCTTCCTCTGCGCTCCTCCCCTGGGCCTCCAACAGTCTGGCTTTCTGAGAATTACTCGTGGGCCTCTCTCCCCCACAAGGAGGTCCCTGGTTTCTGGGGGAGGCCCCATGGCACTCCCACAGTGTTCTCACGAACCAGCCTTTCCCTCGCaggtttcttcctcttcctgtggTTCTGCTTCCAGAGGTGCCGCTCTGAGGCGGTGGCGGCGACAGAGGCGGAGATGGAGGGGTTCAGCTCCTCCCAGATGATGCAGTAGCCTGGACCTCTCGGCCTGGAACCCCGGCCTCTCTGGCTGCCTGCACCCGGAGGCACTGGCTTCCACCAGCGAAGGTGGCAGGCCCGCTGCTGGCCACCGGAGGCGCTGTGCCCTCTAGAGAGGCGTTTCACCACCGTGCCTTCCCCAGGTCCAAAGGGAAATGCCCAGAATGCCCTTGGCATTCTACGCTGGGTCAGGTCCAACCGCATCAGGGGGCAGCAACCTTGGACCCGGTGCTTGGGGCCAGCGGGCTGGGCCTGTGCACAGAGCTCTGGCTGGGGAATCAGGAGGCCATGTGTCGAGGCTAAGTCCTGTAGGACTTCGGCCCATCGTTTCTAAACTGACGGTCAGTTTGCACATCAACATGAGTCAGATGGCTGGCTCTGGTCCTGGCTAGCCTAAGCTCTGGGAAGACTGAATGAGACTGGGGAAGAAGAGGGCCGTAGTGGGCCCCATGAATTCCCCCTGCTGCTGGGGTCAGGGTCCCAGCCAGCCTGCTGGGCCCTGCCACCTTCCTCCTGCCCACATCGGGCCCCGGGGCCCAAGGCTTAGGGACCCACCCACTGTCTGAGACCTCACCAGCCTATGCCTGAGGCCTCTTTTCCTTTAACCACCCCCCCAATTATGATGACCCCAATGCCATGTCCACCCTTCTCAAAGGTCAGAAAGTCCAGTCCTTCCCAGAGGCTCCTCCCTCCTGTGTTCTCAAGTCTCCCTAGGCCTTTTAGACCGGGGCCGGGGCCACAGAACTtccagagggtgggaggggaatgTCTCTTTCCCCTACACCTGAGCCAGCAGGACCTCAGTGACCTGGCTACTTGACGGTAGGGTAGAGCTGAATTTCCCTTGGTAAGCGTGAAGGTGTGGGTTCTAAATCCAAGCTCTGGCCACAGTTGCAGAGAATCAACCCTGCCCCTTGACCGACAGGGGCAGAGCCAAGTGGGAAACGCTCGAAACCAGAGCTTTCCCCAGGTTGCacaccagggggcgctgttgGCCTGTGCTCAGAAGCTACTGGCCCCCAAAACTGCGCCGTGTCTGGAAATGCTGAGATCACCTGTGAACAGGACCAGAGGGCGAGGTCCTGCCTCCAGGACTGCACCTGCTGAGTGCCCAGAAGGAGGAATGTCCGCAGTGTTCACACAGCCATCTGTCTCTTCACCCATCACAGCTGCCTGCTCTGGCTCCCGGGATCTTGTGTCCTGGGCCCGGCCGGCCCCAGTGCAGTGAGTGGGACAGGCTCCCGGCCCCCGGGCCAACTGTAAGGACTCTGAGTGGCACAGGGAAGGAGCTAGAGCGGGACCCCTTCTGTTACGCCCTCTGTTCATTTCTCGAGGCACACAGCCCCTCACGGGGCGGGCAGCGGGGCCGGCTCCGGAGCCAGGCTGCCGGGGCTCGCAAAGGGCAGCTCTGCCACTCGCTGACCAAGTGGCTGTGGACGAGCCGCTCAGCCtctttgtacctcagtttccccacccgtGCCTGGGGACGACAGCAGGACTTGCTTTGAAGGTTAAATAAAACAATCCACAGGAAGAGGCTTGGCACAGAGTACGTGCTCAGAAGATGGTTGTGGTGGTTCTCACGAGTGTGTTCGCTATTTTTATTCTCAGTGGCGGCTGTCTCTGCGGCCAGCCTGTcgaagccccagccccagctctgctcgCCCTCCCAGCCCCGGCTGCTCCCTGGGTACCAGCCGCTGCCCCTCAGCctggccacccccgccccctctgcaCAGAGTGGCCTGTGCTCCAGTCTAGCTGGCCTCGTGTTGCTTTAGGAATGTTCCCCGCACAATGCCGACTCCGTGCCGTCACCCCACGCCCCCCATGCAGACCCTgtctcccagccccctgccccatgcGGACACCCGATGGCTCAGTGACCGCTTCTTCCTCGGAAGAGCCACAGAGGAAGTGTCTCTCCCACTCTGACCCCACGCAGAGTGCACCCTCACTTCTATTGGGGGGATGGGAGCCCCCATTTGAGTTCCCCAGTTTAGGTTTAGCCTAGCCTTGTGCAAGGCTCCCCAGACCTTGGGGTGGTCCCTATTCTAATTAGGGCGCTATGGGGTCATGGAAActtccagcccctctcctgggcGGTGCCGGGGAGCAGTGACCCAGGccgtggtgggggcggggtgggcagccCAGTGCAGCAGGGCCTTGCCTGGGACCTCCCTTTTCACCCCCAGTCTGGGCCTGGCTTCTTAGACCCTGCCAAGGGCTACTCAGCAGAGGATGTGGCCAGCCATGGTGACAGGGGTCTGGTGGTTCCCGGAAACGGTCCCAGGCTTGTGGCCCTGAGCCCCATTGGGGTCCAGACTCTGGGATGCGACCACTTCCTGGAAATGCTCCACCggatgtgggggcagggatgaGTGAATTTTACTGTGTGTAAATGTACTTCAATAAAACCAACTTAGAAATGATCGAATGCAGAGAAACCGAAAAATCCAGCATCAGCGAGGATTAATCCTTCAAGTGCTTCTCAACGACTGATGACAACGCTGGAGAAGTTGGGCCGCGGACAGAATTGCACAGCGTGAGCACAGAGCTCGATCTAATGGACATTAATTGAACCCTGCGTCCAGCCAAATTGTTCTCAAGCACTTAcggagcatttttaaaaaattaattgcatGCTAGCTTTGAAAGCAAGCTCCCCAAAAGTGCAACAGTAGATACGGTACAgagagcactttttttttaacctcagtgCAATGAAGTTAGGcagcaataacaaaaatacaatgaaaacccCCCTGTATGCTTAGAAATTCGTCACGGGGATAAGCGGACCGACCAAAGGCACAGGAAAGAGAGTCTGGGAGCAGGCGGAGGCGTCTTTGCCCTGGGCAGCTTGCACACCAGCGGGCGGGCAGGAGGGACCCTGGGGGACGTGGAGCGGGTCAAGCTGCTCGTGGACGAGGCACAGCGGGTGCAGCTGAGCCGCTGCTTCCCCGTGTCTTCAGGGCCCAGGCCGTGAGAGCGCAGCGCGGTGGGTGTGAACAAACTTGGGTGCAAAACTGCCGCGCGTCACTGTTAATTTTTGTATCACATTAGGGCTCCAACACCCTCCACCCTCCGCACCAGCAGGACACACACTCGGCTTGTCGTCCGTGCAGGAGGCCCGTGCGTTAAATGACAATCTGAGAGGCTTATGTTTCTTCTGGAAGGAATCGGGGGGCAAGGCCTGTGGCTCAGCTGCGGCCCCTCCTGGTCAACTGCGGCCATCCTCGTGGTCAAGCCCATGGGGTCTCTCATGCTGGCTTCCGCCCTGTCCCTCCTCAGGCTTCCCGGTGTGGGGGGAAGCTTTGCCTGAGGCATCTCAGACCTTCCTTCCAGTAGTCCCCAACGGTGGGAACCTCCTGGCTTCATTTGCTCAGCCCAGATACCCGGGATGCAGAAACACAAACCTtcccggagccggagccggagcctgGAGCCTATGGGTTGGGTATTTCCTTATGGGGGGGGGTGTTGAATCAGGGTGAGGGGTGTTAGGTCAGGGTGGGGGGTGTTAGGTCAGGGTGGGGGGTGTAACCCCGCCCGACAGGAAGGTTTCTTATGAGAAGGGACTTCTAGCTGAGACCTCATGCTGAAGAGGGTGGGACGCGGGAATGGGGAAGGTGAGAAGTGTTTGGGGCAGAGGCTTGAGGTTGGGGtgtgaaggagacagagagagagtgtgagggagagggagagagagagagagcgagcaagtTAGTGGGCTTGGTGGGCAGGATGGCGGTGGAAGGGGTAAGCAAGGGGCCAGCAGGGTGAGTAGGGATGGAGGGAGGGCCGCTGGGCTCTGAGAGGTGTTAGGAGGTGGGTCCTCCATGGGGTGGAATGCCTGGCTGGAGGTCAGGTGGAGGGGGGGGTCATCAAAGCTGACA
This window encodes:
- the ADGRG5 gene encoding adhesion G-protein coupled receptor G5, whose protein sequence is LAREAWGVRGTSFSQQGAAQEGILEEVSTNWDPNKSYSGEGGEQGGKVRVGREHWVCAGPEVRVTGTRSGGCPIHLGCWDPLSLGPHSRSAPTFVRGLEQRLLNVSFNADHLILQSESIQALAFNLNCSFPGLALSSDTLSSGAPKQPRQAQAKIRHAMQFPKELTQRTCRLRSPSQLRLICIYFSTDLFFQSDNKSLLLHNYVLGAQLDNESVKDLREPINISFWHNESLEGYVTTCVFWKEGASKRYWGAWSPEGCRTEHPSHSQVLCRCNHLSYFAVLMQLSQDPLPAELLAPLTYISLVGCSISIVASLLTVLLYFLTRKKGDSLTSIHMNLHASVLLLNVTFLLSPILAVPSAPGSACVAVAATLHYALLSCLTWMAIEGFNLYLLLVRVYNIYIRRYLLKLCVVGWGVPAFLVLLLLAIKSSVYGRHTILLSGSQGDSRNVTGSQNTSICWVQSPGVHGALVIGYGGLTCLFNLVVLVWALRVLRRMKAQEKAPGSRACKDTVTVLGLTMLLGTTWTLAFFSFGVFLLPQLFLFTIFNSFYGFFLFLWFCFQRCRSEAVAATEAEMEGFSSSQMMQ